The Patescibacteria group bacterium genome window below encodes:
- the pgk gene encoding phosphoglycerate kinase: MKKTKKFSSQPFEQRLSLFAGSRLVLRLDLNVPVAGGQVLDDFKLRIALPTLRLLRKSSPLVVITHLGQPPKNTPLSSVKYSTAPLARWLKQKMGGKIFSAEGNFSDLLRQAKDLQVGEIMVMPNVRLLAGETENDSKLAARLARLGEVYINDAFAVSHRAHASVEAIADYLPVYPGPRLLEECLNLNNVISPKKPLVVVLGGAKISTKLPLIKSLAPKAEKLLIGGGIANTEIYFKGYEIGGSLYDHSVTLRQTEVYDKVLSLPVDLTVLSGKVKSIKKVGFLNKHDVIVDIGPKTAENYRKIIANASTVFWNGPVGIFEKKYGQEGSRVIARAMVEASAKGCFTCIGGGETVAAARRLAAVSKVSWLSTGGGASVSYIAGVKMPGLKRLTI, from the coding sequence ATGAAAAAGACAAAAAAATTTTCCAGCCAGCCCTTTGAGCAAAGATTATCCCTTTTTGCTGGTAGTCGTTTAGTTTTGCGCCTTGACCTTAATGTACCAGTAGCTGGTGGACAGGTACTTGATGATTTTAAGCTGCGTATCGCCTTACCCACACTTCGTCTTTTAAGAAAATCTTCACCTTTGGTGGTTATTACCCACCTGGGACAACCGCCTAAAAATACTCCTCTCTCTTCGGTTAAATATTCTACCGCTCCTTTAGCTCGTTGGCTTAAACAAAAAATGGGAGGAAAGATTTTTTCGGCTGAGGGTAATTTTAGCGATTTACTTAGACAAGCTAAAGATCTTCAGGTTGGAGAAATAATGGTTATGCCCAATGTTAGGTTGCTAGCCGGAGAAACTGAAAATGATTCCAAGCTAGCAGCCCGCTTAGCGCGCTTAGGGGAAGTTTATATTAATGATGCTTTTGCCGTTTCACACCGAGCGCATGCTTCGGTTGAGGCTATAGCAGATTATTTACCTGTTTATCCCGGGCCTAGGCTTTTGGAAGAGTGTTTAAATCTAAATAATGTTATTAGTCCTAAAAAACCCTTGGTGGTTGTTTTGGGTGGAGCCAAGATAAGCACTAAATTACCTTTAATTAAATCTTTAGCTCCCAAAGCTGAAAAACTTCTGATCGGTGGAGGCATAGCTAATACTGAAATTTATTTTAAGGGTTATGAGATAGGGGGATCTTTGTATGATCACAGTGTTACTTTGCGCCAGACCGAGGTTTATGACAAAGTACTTTCTTTGCCGGTTGATCTAACTGTTTTATCTGGCAAAGTTAAATCAATTAAAAAAGTTGGTTTCTTAAACAAGCATGATGTTATTGTTGATATAGGTCCTAAAACAGCTGAGAATTATCGTAAAATTATTGCTAACGCCTCTACGGTTTTTTGGAATGGTCCTGTGGGTATTTTTGAAAAAAAATACGGACAAGAGGGTAGCAGGGTTATTGCCCGAGCCATGGTTGAAGCTTCGGCTAAAGGTTGTTTTACCTGTATTGGCGGGGGCGAAACTGTGGCGGCCGCCAGACGTTTGGCGGCGGTTAGTAAGGTTTCTTGGCTTTCTACTGGTGGTGGTGCTTCCGTGTCTTATATTGCTGGTGTTAAAATGCCGGGCTTGAAACGTTTAACAATTTAA
- a CDS encoding FAD-dependent oxidoreductase encodes MDYDLIIIGAGAAGLTAGIYASRYQLKSVVVGDLIGGLTTEAHKIYNWPGEPGISGFELTKKMSDHVVASGGEVLLDLVNTVEKTDGGFSVVLRSGKTITSKTVLFTVGTKHRKLGLAREEELLGKGVAYCATCDGPFFKDKIVAMVGGGNSVISAAMYLSDVASSVYVICRGPELKGEPLWRDELIKKANVTMLYSTNVIDLLGQDRLTALKLDNPYKESDELAVDGMFVEIGLMPQTELFKSMGGEVNDLGYIKVKPDMSTNLVGVYAAGDSTDYSNDFHQIVTACSEGAIAADTIYKNLSVG; translated from the coding sequence ATGGATTACGATTTAATTATTATTGGAGCTGGAGCGGCTGGTTTAACGGCCGGTATTTACGCCTCTCGTTATCAGCTTAAGAGCGTTGTGGTTGGTGATTTAATTGGTGGATTAACCACTGAAGCCCATAAGATTTATAACTGGCCTGGTGAACCAGGTATTTCCGGTTTTGAATTAACTAAAAAAATGTCCGATCATGTTGTTGCTTCTGGTGGAGAGGTTCTTCTAGACTTAGTTAACACGGTTGAAAAGACTGATGGCGGTTTTTCCGTAGTTTTAAGGAGTGGTAAAACCATTACCTCTAAAACTGTTTTATTTACCGTGGGAACCAAACACAGAAAATTAGGCTTAGCTCGCGAAGAAGAATTACTTGGTAAAGGTGTAGCCTATTGTGCTACTTGCGATGGACCCTTTTTTAAAGATAAAATAGTAGCGATGGTTGGAGGAGGTAATTCGGTAATCTCGGCGGCTATGTACTTATCTGATGTAGCTTCGTCTGTTTATGTTATTTGTCGGGGTCCAGAACTTAAGGGTGAGCCTTTGTGGCGTGACGAGCTTATTAAAAAAGCTAATGTAACAATGCTTTATAGCACCAACGTTATTGATCTTTTAGGGCAAGACCGCTTAACTGCCCTTAAACTTGATAACCCATATAAAGAATCGGATGAATTAGCTGTGGATGGTATGTTTGTGGAAATCGGGCTGATGCCACAAACCGAACTTTTTAAATCTATGGGTGGAGAAGTTAATGACTTGGGTTATATTAAAGTTAAGCCAGATATGTCCACTAATTTAGTCGGAGTTTACGCAGCCGGTGATTCTACTGATTATTCTAATGACTTTCACCAAATCGTTACGGCTTGTTCCGAGGGAGCAATTGCTGCTGATACTATTTATAAGAATCTAAGTGTGGGTTAG
- a CDS encoding beta-propeller domain-containing protein, whose protein sequence is MNKNIIAVLSVLILVVLASVWLTVFYKQGVDDIWPSSPNNTFTPTGELRRLADAQEIINTISSQVGLKEDGMVPTIGSSARAIPEGLGSAENFASSLDQSYSTTNVQVKGVDEADIVKTDGDYLYLVTGRSLVIVSAEKEDLPATMVSQTDLKDSPTEIYIHNDKLVVYGSAYDQSNVFSDRMIMPWFGQAFVEVYSIADRQAPSLEKRFDFEGNYFSSRLIDNHLYFITVSYGFYPSEEKVLPAIKRDGEIISSNQTTEDYLFPGVYYLPSSSGYEATTVSVLNLDNLSTPFNSQVYFMPSGHVTYVSEKALYLTNTEYFDYYSLRGFWLKEALFDLLGEKEQTAILAIEEVEQVVLSDQEKSYKIGEVIDKYFRLQSTDKQIELRSLAENYFKNKKDQEGIISEKTSVHKIEINGDELSYTASGFVPGRLLNQFSVDEFASFLRLATTLSPEHPFSSGLGGFGFDTVVSSEPPDSVTNLSSNQVYIMNEDLVTVGLVENLAPGEQIYSVRFMGEKGYVVTFEQIDPLFVLDLSDPYNPKVTGELKIPGFSSYLHPYKENILIGVGREVEVGEGNNPVVKGLKLSLFNIADMSSPQEVFNMVLGGPGSESPVIYDHKAFLLSAERDLLFLPVSLTNEGGSYEQIFQGIIVYEISESGLRERGRIEHNLLSSRFEENNFQDDTARRALYIGNYAYSLSASFLRSVNLLDLSLSSVIELPFEQNNLWDKPLPRSFPIDF, encoded by the coding sequence ATGAATAAAAACATTATAGCGGTTTTATCCGTTCTTATCTTAGTGGTTTTGGCCTCGGTTTGGCTGACAGTTTTTTACAAACAAGGAGTAGATGATATTTGGCCCTCTTCTCCTAATAATACTTTTACTCCAACAGGTGAACTTAGACGTTTGGCTGATGCCCAGGAAATTATTAACACCATCTCCTCTCAGGTGGGTTTAAAGGAAGACGGTATGGTACCAACTATAGGTTCATCAGCTAGAGCCATACCAGAAGGTTTGGGTTCGGCGGAAAACTTCGCTTCTTCATTAGACCAATCTTATTCAACAACCAATGTACAAGTTAAGGGTGTAGATGAGGCGGATATTGTTAAAACTGATGGGGATTATCTTTATTTGGTAACAGGCCGTTCTTTGGTTATAGTTTCAGCTGAAAAAGAAGATTTGCCGGCTACCATGGTTTCACAAACTGACCTTAAAGATTCTCCTACTGAAATATATATCCATAATGATAAGTTAGTAGTTTACGGCTCGGCTTATGATCAATCTAACGTTTTTTCGGATAGAATGATTATGCCTTGGTTTGGGCAAGCTTTTGTGGAAGTTTATTCAATAGCTGATCGTCAAGCACCTTCTTTAGAAAAACGTTTTGATTTTGAAGGCAACTATTTTTCTTCGCGCTTGATTGATAACCATCTTTATTTCATAACCGTATCTTACGGATTTTACCCAAGTGAAGAAAAAGTTTTGCCGGCCATTAAAAGAGACGGAGAAATTATTTCCTCTAACCAAACAACCGAAGATTATCTTTTTCCCGGTGTTTATTACTTGCCCTCTTCGTCTGGCTATGAAGCCACCACTGTTTCTGTTCTTAACCTTGATAATTTATCCACTCCATTTAATTCCCAAGTTTACTTTATGCCTTCCGGTCATGTGACTTATGTTTCCGAGAAAGCTCTTTATTTAACTAATACCGAGTATTTTGATTATTACTCATTACGCGGTTTCTGGCTCAAGGAAGCTTTGTTTGATCTTCTTGGAGAAAAAGAGCAAACAGCTATTTTGGCTATTGAAGAGGTTGAACAAGTTGTTTTATCAGATCAGGAAAAGAGTTATAAGATAGGTGAAGTAATAGATAAGTATTTCAGGCTTCAGTCTACGGATAAACAGATTGAATTAAGATCTTTAGCGGAAAATTATTTTAAAAACAAGAAAGACCAAGAGGGTATTATTAGTGAAAAAACTTCTGTTCATAAAATAGAAATTAACGGTGATGAACTTTCATACACTGCTTCAGGTTTTGTACCAGGGCGGCTTTTGAATCAATTTTCGGTTGATGAGTTTGCCAGTTTTTTACGTTTAGCTACCACTCTTTCGCCTGAACATCCTTTTAGCTCTGGCTTGGGTGGTTTTGGTTTTGATACAGTTGTTTCTTCTGAACCTCCAGATTCGGTTACCAATCTTTCCTCTAACCAGGTATATATTATGAATGAGGATTTAGTAACAGTTGGTTTGGTGGAAAATTTAGCTCCGGGTGAGCAAATTTATTCCGTACGTTTTATGGGAGAAAAAGGTTATGTGGTAACTTTTGAACAAATAGATCCTTTATTTGTGCTTGATTTGTCCGATCCTTATAATCCCAAAGTAACCGGTGAGTTAAAAATTCCTGGTTTTTCCAGTTACCTTCATCCCTATAAAGAAAATATTTTAATAGGGGTGGGGCGAGAGGTGGAAGTTGGAGAAGGAAACAATCCAGTGGTTAAAGGGCTTAAACTTTCTTTGTTTAATATTGCCGATATGAGCAGTCCGCAAGAAGTCTTTAATATGGTCCTGGGAGGACCGGGTAGTGAATCTCCGGTTATTTACGATCATAAAGCTTTTCTTTTATCAGCTGAAAGAGATTTGTTATTCTTGCCAGTTTCTTTAACCAATGAAGGCGGCAGTTATGAACAAATTTTCCAAGGTATAATAGTTTATGAGATAAGTGAAAGCGGTTTAAGAGAAAGGGGCAGGATAGAACATAATCTTTTGTCTTCGCGTTTTGAAGAAAATAATTTTCAAGACGACACTGCCAGACGAGCGTTGTATATTGGAAATTATGCTTATTCTTTATCCGCTTCTTTCTTAAGATCGGTTAATTTGCTTGACTTATCTTTATCTTCGGTTATTGAGTTACCTTTTGAGCAAAATAATCTTTGGGATAAACCTTTACCTAGATCGTTCCCTATTGATTTTTAG
- a CDS encoding PilT/PilU family type 4a pilus ATPase, producing MIYYKGMMLRDYFKIAIDRQASDLHLVAGAYAAIRVNGHLEKLSEFGLLENDFLMKEVSQLIVPDLWSSFIQSKEFDFSYEFFGKRFRINLHFQRSLIGVSARMISSLSPNPGQLGFADVMYDLTKMRDGLILVTGPSGSGKSTTLAAMINVINKERDSHIITIEDPIEYIFENDRSIIEQRELGADTHSFAAALKYSLRQDPNIIMVGEMRDPETIEAALTAAETGHLVFSTLHTVTAADTIFRIVDSFPPYQHQQVLNQLASSLRAIIAQQLLPRKRGGLVAAHEILINNQAVSNLIRRNQVSQIMSVIQTNAKEGMVSMNKSIERLVSEGIIDEAVGESRKRDTDTKAAYF from the coding sequence ATGATATATTATAAAGGTATGATGTTAAGAGATTATTTTAAGATCGCCATAGACCGTCAGGCCTCAGATTTACATTTGGTGGCTGGGGCTTATGCGGCTATTAGAGTTAATGGGCATTTGGAAAAACTCAGTGAGTTTGGTTTACTTGAGAATGATTTTTTAATGAAAGAAGTGAGTCAATTAATTGTTCCTGATCTTTGGAGTAGTTTTATTCAAAGTAAAGAGTTTGATTTTTCTTATGAATTTTTCGGGAAACGTTTTCGTATTAACTTACATTTTCAGCGAAGTTTAATTGGAGTATCCGCTCGTATGATTTCCTCGCTTTCTCCTAATCCCGGACAGCTCGGTTTTGCGGATGTTATGTATGATTTAACCAAAATGCGAGATGGTTTGATTTTGGTTACCGGTCCATCTGGTTCTGGAAAGTCAACAACTTTAGCAGCCATGATTAATGTTATTAATAAAGAAAGAGACTCTCATATTATTACCATTGAGGACCCAATTGAATATATTTTTGAAAACGACCGCTCTATTATTGAACAACGTGAGCTAGGAGCGGATACTCATAGTTTTGCTGCTGCTCTAAAGTACTCTCTTAGACAAGATCCCAATATTATTATGGTAGGAGAAATGCGTGATCCTGAAACCATAGAAGCGGCTCTAACGGCTGCCGAAACCGGTCACTTGGTTTTCTCTACCTTGCATACGGTTACTGCCGCAGACACTATTTTTAGAATTGTTGACTCTTTTCCTCCTTATCAGCACCAACAAGTGCTTAATCAGTTAGCTTCTTCTTTGCGAGCTATTATCGCCCAACAGCTTTTGCCTCGTAAGCGTGGTGGCTTGGTAGCTGCCCATGAGATTTTAATTAATAACCAAGCGGTGTCCAATTTAATTAGGCGTAATCAGGTTAGCCAAATTATGTCGGTTATTCAGACTAACGCCAAGGAAGGTATGGTTTCAATGAATAAATCAATAGAGAGGTTGGTAAGTGAAGGAATTATTGACGAAGCGGTTGGTGAAAGTCGCAAAAGAGATACTGATACCAAGGCCGCTTATTTTTAA
- a CDS encoding S1C family serine protease produces the protein MKISEKTPLILLTCLIIIASFVGGILGNWLFMYALDTYYYGAPVNGSLNSDLVIRSSKKSVIEEDVQVGQAIISAETALSGIFSAPATDEIYLPERAVGQGLIITGDGWLATDLSIPVNFSSYRVATSDKTVYEIDKVVADAISGLTFLKLKEARNMPVRDFVSSRDLIPGQTVIALRWHGEAEVARLSRALSFVRSSDSPERPLLINGLTLTDAFIFDSQGRVMGLLKDGKSLAIDSVRLAADQLIIKGEINRVFLGFNYLEPGLATISGAPTGILLTANTANDLPAVLPNSPAAKAGLRAGDVITVFDGVNLTPFVNFSSLIQEYFPGDKVNVSFKRGESNLTTEIVLEKLPVAADL, from the coding sequence ATGAAAATTTCTGAAAAGACGCCTTTAATCTTATTAACTTGCCTAATCATTATTGCCAGCTTTGTTGGGGGCATTTTAGGTAACTGGCTTTTTATGTACGCTTTAGACACTTATTATTACGGTGCACCGGTTAACGGCTCGCTTAATTCCGATTTGGTTATTAGGTCATCAAAAAAGAGCGTCATTGAAGAAGATGTTCAGGTTGGTCAGGCCATTATCTCGGCTGAGACAGCTTTGTCGGGTATTTTTAGTGCACCGGCAACTGATGAGATTTATTTACCCGAACGAGCTGTTGGTCAGGGTTTGATTATTACAGGCGATGGTTGGTTGGCTACCGATTTATCTATACCCGTAAATTTTTCTTCTTATCGGGTGGCAACTTCGGATAAAACAGTTTATGAAATAGATAAGGTAGTAGCTGACGCTATTAGTGGGTTAACCTTTTTAAAACTAAAAGAAGCTCGTAATATGCCGGTACGTGATTTTGTTTCTAGCCGAGACCTGATTCCAGGACAGACAGTTATTGCTTTGCGTTGGCATGGTGAGGCTGAAGTTGCTAGGTTGTCTCGCGCCTTATCTTTTGTTCGCTCCAGTGACTCGCCGGAGCGCCCTCTTTTAATTAATGGGCTTACTTTAACTGACGCTTTTATTTTTGATAGCCAAGGTAGAGTTATGGGTCTTTTAAAAGACGGAAAAAGTTTAGCTATTGACTCCGTTCGCTTGGCGGCTGATCAGCTTATAATCAAAGGAGAAATTAACAGAGTTTTTTTAGGCTTTAATTATCTTGAGCCAGGCTTAGCGACTATTTCTGGAGCACCGACCGGAATCTTATTAACAGCTAATACCGCTAATGATTTACCAGCTGTTTTACCAAATAGTCCAGCTGCTAAAGCAGGTTTACGAGCTGGTGATGTTATTACCGTTTTTGATGGAGTAAACTTAACACCCTTTGTTAATTTTTCTTCTTTGATTCAAGAATATTTTCCTGGAGACAAAGTTAATGTTTCTTTTAAAAGGGGTGAGAGTAATTTAACTACGGAGATTGTTTTGGAAAAATTACCGGTAGCGGCTGATTTGTAG